In Lepisosteus oculatus isolate fLepOcu1 chromosome 29, fLepOcu1.hap2, whole genome shotgun sequence, the genomic window CAACGGCAAGAGATGAAAAAACTCACATGGCCTACAAGTTGTGCAGGGCAGGCCCGCGTGGGCGGACACCAGGTCTGTGGGCCCAGCAGGTGCTGGAGGGCCGGGCCAGGAGCTGTGGTAAAGTGTCGGTGCAGCTGGCGAAGCAGAGGTGGCGGCCGTGTTTGTGCTGAGCGGGTGTGCCACCGGGAAGCTGAGCTAGGCCAGTCTGGCAGCATTCGGCCGAAGGGCACCGCTGTGCCCCCAGGAGCGGGGAGGTGTGCGCTGAGCGCCACACCAGAAGAGCCGTGCAGTCAGGCTCCTGCAGGAGGTGAGCTGGACTCAAGAGTGGGAGTTGTTAAGCTCTTGTAAATCTCATTAATAGACCCACTGAAAAGTGTTGTGAAACCTATTCTAGGCACCACTCCGTTGTGCAACACCCTGGTCTCAGACACTGTGCAACTTCAGCGTGAGGTTAGTAACCACGGCTGGTTTGGAGGAGTGGGGTGTGCATCCCACCTCCCATCTCGCAGGCGCACGAGGGGCAGAACAGTGGTGTTTATCTTTGTTTCTCCTTTTTTCCTTGAGTTGGGGAAGAGGTTGCAGGACCTTGGTGAAGGCAATGCAGTGATTAGGGGAACCTGAAGTGGAATTTGCATTATAGCCAGTGCTAGGAGACTGCGTTTTGCAGGGATTGCAATCGAAAAAACCTTCAATCTGGACAGTGTGGAATCAGCTGATCAGCCTCCCTGTTAAAGCCACAACAGCTCCTGGTTGAAGCCAGTCTCCTCAATGTTTGACAGTGCAAGTAAAGAGAGGTGCAGTCAGGCCCCCAGAGAAAAACATGTGACACAGgcagttaactggcttctgccAGCTCCTGTACTTGTAGTGTGACACTGTGAGAAGCTCCCTTATTGGGTGATGTGCCATTGGCAGTCCTACCTACTGTAGATGCAGAGTCGCTAAGCGGGTCAGAGTGGTCTGCAGTGAGTTCACGACTGCCTCCCAGTTCATCAGCTGACAACAGAGGGGTTTCTGTTACAGGCCTGCTTGCCGAACACAGACAGGATACATTCCTCCCTCGTCTTTAAAAGAAGCATCTGTCGGAGCATCGGCAGAATGGCACCAGCAGAGCAGAATTCTAAGTGCCATGAGGGCACAGAGCTAATGCTGGCTTTCCCCTATTTTTATTACTTCACATTACCGATTGCGCTGTTTGCCCGGCGCTTTTGCCAAGTAAGAAGAGACGGTGTTTAATTGTGCTCCTCATCCTCGGGAGGGAAGGCGATCTGGACCAGCAGTCTTGCGCACATGGGCTGCTCAGTGAGACAGGCAGGAGTCCGGCCGGGACAAGCAGGCCTGTCATTTGGAAGCTTGTCTCCCCACACATGGCACATCTGTGAACCCGCCTAACGACAGCCTCCAACAAGACCGAAGAGGACTGGTGCAAAACTGGAAGCCCGTTTCATTCAGAAGCACTGGCCAAAACAACTAAACGTGTCTGCCATatctttttcatattttggcAACTGAGGTCAAAGGAAACTGGCAATACAGGGTCTGCGAGTGTCACCCGAAGTCAGttcaaacaaaatgcaaattccAAACCGATGCACAGGCCGTGGGATCGGGCAGCCTCTGCTCTGTCTCGTCCGCACTGCTTTTTAGCCCCGGTTTCGGATGCTCTTGTCCAATAGCTTTCAGAAGCCGCGCAAGCGGAAGCGCAGCTCCTGCAGCATCCTGAGCTGACCTGGGCTGCGGGCAGAGCCGCGGGGCAGCTGCTGAAAGGAAGCTTTATCAGTTTCTCTCCCTCTTCCTGCTCCGTCACCACGCTGCCAATCAGGCTTCCTCCCTCCCGAGCGCTCTCCTGGTGACTCACAGAGCGCCTTTCAATACCACGGCCACGCTGGGATTTGCAGAGAACTTCCTTCCACTCCTTTCCACCCTATTCCAGCTCCTGACGGGAATGGGCAACCGGCCCTCTACGATCCGACCTGACCTTGACCTCTCTCGTTCGACCCCTGAGCTTCATCATCTGAACAAGGAAGAACAGCCCCTCCCGCTGCCTGCTGTTCCTCTTTCCCAGTCCCCTTCTCCCAAGACTGTAGCCTGTGGAGCTGGTCCTCAGATCCCAAAGACCATTTTAAAATCGCTTCTCTGGTTTTTTCATTTCTCcttctaaaaaaatgttttaaagactTTGCTTTgtcaaaaattgttttttttttcaaatttaaattttcCTGGTACTTTCTTGTATCACTCAACTTTACCACTGACACTTACTCGAGCATTATTGTAACATGAAGCGCATCCCTCTTCCCCACTCTGGTGGTTGGTGAAACCAGCCCTAGCCCtaacccgactggcacaacacaggtacaacatctggaaccagcgggaaaggaggactcacctggtggcacacttcctacagcacgggctggaagcgctggaggccacaggactggagagcaaccccaactggacagagatggaaagaaagagaaaggaaacggagtggatcaaaagactagatactacctttccacaaggcctgaacatcagaaaataaactgggagggtttcagtcattggaaggagagtgcagcactccttgtcccagatggtcccttcttagagaaaatctgggagaaagagctttgttcccctaaaCTAACACTAAATACAGCCCCGATCTCGTCAGTAATCTGAGCCTGAGCCCAAGCCCCCTGTACTCCCTATAACATCAAGGGCTTCTTCATTCCACCCAAGGAAACACAACACTAAAACTCGAGTCTGTGATTTACAGCTGCTGGTGGGTCGAAGTTCTGATTTATAACTGGCTTGAGGTAACAGTCTGTGCACAGAGAGCTGTTAATGCCTGGACCTGATTCGCAAAGCCAGTCGCTTTGGGTTTAGCACAGCAGTGCCTCTCAAAACCAGGTGTCAGGGGTCCCTTATTTCGCTCCACAGGAACAGGCTCGGCTGGCAGAAGCAATGCCTGTACGCAGTAGATTCGGCTGATGTGGCCAGGGAGTGTCTGGTGGTCAGCGCTCATAAAATGCTGGACTCAGCCGTGGTTGGGAGACAAATGCTTGGGAGCGACTATATCAGTGAGCAGACCAGGCCTGCTGCTTCACGCAGGGCTGGGGCTTGTGTGCATTGATCCTGGCCCCACGACAGGGTGGGGCAGCTCATTCCTCTGCTGCTCCTCCGCAGTCTGCTCTCTGTGCTGCTCTCAGTCCAGCATGCTGCGTGAGGCACCTTGGTTCGATTCCTCTTCTCTTGGCCAATGGAGACCTTCCATGACAAATGACCAGCCTTACCTTGGTTGCTTTCATACAGAAATCATCACGGGACACTGAAAAAGACAGGGACGCTGCCGGTTTTGAgacattgttactgtttttactCGCTTTAGTATCCTCAAGCATATGGCTGAAAGATGCTCTAAAACACAGACTTAAATTAAGATGTTTCGGTCAGCGGAGGTCAAAGTTGCAAAGAGCTTTGCgggttttgaaaacaaaatcaggtCTTTATAGCTGCAGTCTCGCAGATTCGGTCTCTGTGACAAGGGTTTGGTTTGACTTGCAAAACAGCACCTTTGCTCCTGAAGTAGAAGGCATCAGGCTGTGAGGTCTCCACTCTGACTGAGCTGCGATAGGCTAACATCCCGTTACGGTCAGCAAACTCAACAAAACCCTTAAGAAAAGTGAGGTACAGGTAGATATGAGGTCAGGTTAATTTGGCTGTCACTCTACAGAGCGATGGAGAAGTTTCCCTTCATACTTAGCTTATGTCAGGGTGTTGTTTCCTACATAGTATTTCTGTGCTTTATAATATCTACTGGAACAGTAAAAGCATTCAGGCTTCCAATGCAAAGCAAGAGCTAGGGTATTGCATTACTGGTGCTCTCCGCAGAGCTATCACGCCATGGCAGGGCAGACATAGAGAAAGGTTTCTGCTTTTCTAATGGAGGTCTTATCTGGTAAGTCTCCTCCTGCCCTTTGACCTGTAGCTGTGAGAAATGACCCCTGAAATCTCTGCATTTCCACTGGAGTTCTATActtgtgtttttccttttaaatctAGAAAGGGCTCTTTTGCAGCCTGAAAGACCTGGTGTGTCCCGGCGGGTGAGATTCAGCATATTCAAATATGGTGCCGATAGTAAAACTCTGCTTCGTCCCTCCCCGAGTCTTATCAGACGTAGGGCAAAAGAGACAGGGAAGCTTTAGCAAAGGCTGTATTGTTGGGTTTTTGCTCAAGATTAAAGAGGGCTGAAGGAAGAAGACAATAGTGTTTTGTGAAAACCATCAGGGCACAAAGTTACATCCCAGCTTGTTGGGAGCGTGAAAGGTAAACTCAAGCTTACATATGTGTGTTGCATTAAATGAATCCAGAGGATTGTTAATCAAGCCCTCGACCCATGAAAATGCATCAAGAGTTGGAATAAGTGTCAAAATGTCTCTGCTAACATAAATAtgcaatttgattaaaaaaagactCATTTTCAGATGGTTGGCCTGCACTTGTTCAGATTTGACtaaatatgtattaaaatgtaGGGTTGATCTATGAATTCTGCTCAGATCATATGGTATACTGTGGTTCCTTGTGGCCCATTCCCCAAACTGACAGGCCAGCAGGGGCAGTTTAGCATGGATGCAGAGCTGGGGAGGACAGAAAACGCCATTAGGGTCTTGCACACTACAGGAAGTTGACTCATtattgtcacatactgtatttagctTTCTTTCGGAATGTGTTTCTCATCACTGACAGAGGAACGTAAGCCTGTCATAATGTCATCGAGTTTTAGAACGTGTCAGGCGGGCAGGGGTGTTTTTTGACATGCAGGGCTCTTCAGAAATAACCATGCAGAACATCTCCAGGCCTACAGATGTTCTTGTGAAATATATTGAGTGTTTAATGCACATGGTAtaagcgcacacacacagggtgGCAGCTCCGCTGTCCATTTCCTGTGCTCTCTGAGCTGCCTGCTGGCTTGCTGACTGGCCAGCAAGACGCTGCTGCTCTGATGTGCGAATTGTGGAGGCCTCTTGGTGGTTCGCTGGCCCCCTCCCCCAGGCTGCTGTCGATTATTTTAATCTCCCCCCACACGTGAGTGAGCGGACAGCCTTCCCGAAACTTGGCAGAGACCACAGGGTGGGGTAACCGGCTCAGACCGGCTTGACAACCTCCTTTTTAATACCATCCCTGCAGCCTGCTGATCGTGTCATACTGGGGTTTTTCCACTGCCTGAACACCCCCACCCCTCGACGCTGCACTGACATCTGCACATACACACTAACGTATATCTGTACGGCCGCGATGTCTCGTTcccccacaaacacacacacgtgtACACGTGTACATGCTTGGCAGACCCTGCCCCTACATATCAAACACTGCCCTCGTTGACACACAGGCCAGCCCCTGCACCAACACGTGTTGCTGTTACCAAGGCATCGCTGTCGTTTCTGCTTCTTACAGAGTCTTCACACtcacaatgaaaagtttcacttgcacttctatagcacttttccaggcactccactcagagctctttacaggtaatggggatcccctccacccccacctggatgatgcgccagtccgctccccacacaccagctctcagtggggaggagagcagagtgatgaagccagttcagagatggggattattaggaggccatgatgggtaaagtgCAGGGAGACATTTGACCAGAACACTGGGGTAactcccctactcttttcgagagacactccgggatttttaatgaccacagagagtcaggatctcggttttatgtctcatccgaaggacgacgcctgtttacagtacagtgtccccgtcactatactggggcattaggacccacacagactgcagggtgagcgccccctactggtcccactgacacctcttccagcagcagccttagtttttcccaggagcctcccctccaggtactggccaggctcacagctgctgggctccagtgggcagccagctgggagctgcagggtgacagagcCGCTGGCCTTGCCTGGGTCGGCGCTCCGAGGCGTGCAGGAGAAAGGCTCTCACCCTGACTGAGCCCTGCTTCTCTCTCAGACAGGTGGACGGGCGGACGGgcagcaggacagcaggacGGACGCGCGGGGAGCTGCGATCGGCGGCTCGGCGGCAGGCTGGTGGAAGATGTCGTCGGGCGCCGGtgggggggcggcgggggcgGCGGAGGGCCCGGTGGGCATCCCGTTCCCAGAGCACAGCGCGGACATGCTGGGCGGGCTGAACGAGCAGCGGCTGAGCGGCCTGCTGTGCGACGTGCTGCTGGTGACGCAGGGCCGCGAGTTCCCTGCCCACCGCTCCGTGCTCGCCGCCTGCAGCTCCTACTTCCACAAGCTCTTCACCTCGGGGGCTGCGGCCGACCGCCAGAGCGTCTACACCATCGACTTCGTGTGCGCCGAGGCCCTGGCCGCCCTGCTGGACTTCGCCTACACCGCCACGCTCACCGTGAGCCGCGCCAGCGTGGGCGACATCCTGAGCGCCGCGTGCCTGCTGGAGATCTCCCCCGTGCGCGACGTCTGCACGCACCTGCTGGACACCAAAGTGCTCTCCCCTCCGGTGCGCCGCCTCCTGCTGCCGCAGAGCCACACAGCACTCTCGGGGACACCCCTGCGCCCCCTCGCCGGGGTCCTCCACAAGTGTATGCGCTTCGGCACCCCGAGCCCGTGGTGCCAGTTAGCCTACTGTAACAAGGGCAGCCCACAGGAAGGGGAGAGATGGCAGTTCTCTTTAACACGATAAGAGACGGGGCAGCACGGGGGCGCAGTGAGTAGCATTGCGGccttgcagagctggggccctgggttcgatttcgGGGGTGCTgcctgcgtggagtttgtatgttctccccgtgtttgcatgggtttcctccgtgcgctccggtttcctcccgcagcccaaagacatactggtaggtaaattggttcctgggaaaatcggccctaggtgtgtgtgtgtgtttgtgtgtgtctgtcctgcgacGGACTGGAGTCCCGTCCAGggggtaccctgccttgcgtccgctgtttgccaggataggctccggctcccccgcgaccctgaattggatgacgCGTTCAGAAGGCGGATGAATGGATGATTGGAGGCTCTGAGGAAGACATGGTAGCTTATGTGATTCTTGTCCAGAAACTTGTTTCCGCGAGCGCTAGAGGCAGCGGTGATTTTGAACGCAAGGGTTGGTTTGGAAATGGACCACCTGTTGATGAACTCCCTTCATTCTTGTGGGC contains:
- the LOC107079658 gene encoding uncharacterized protein isoform X4, whose amino-acid sequence is MKKATQTVGFLQALQGKGAHLACPACLFAVNTLIQGGCVGILPKNLGMQITVVVNAAPPSMGSCAPAWPYRLHRPTALPVPADQKAGPPRLCESTAHHWGCSPVLWPPALPARAVGSVPPAHLLQEPDCTALLVWRSAHTSPLLGAQRCPSAECCQTGLAQLPGGTPAQHKHGRHLCFASCTDTLPQLLARPSSTCWAHRPGVRPRGPALHNL